GGAACTCGTCGCGCTGCCACTCGCCGAGCGCGCGCGCGGCCATCGGCCCGACGGCACGCTGGACGTCGGCGACGAACCCGGCGGAGGGGCTCACGGCGATACCGCCGAGGCCCGTCGCGACGGCCACCGGGTTCGAGAGGCTCGTGCCGAGCAGGCCGTCGAACCCCGGCACGTTGAGCAGCATCGACCCGCCCGGTCGCCACGGCGCGTCACGACCGAGTCCGTAGCTATCCACGAGAACCAGGCGTTCGATCCGCTCAGGGTCTTCGAGCGCCGCGCCGAGCGCGACCCCGCCGCCCATCGAGATCCCGACCAGGCTCGCCCGCTCGATATCGAGAGCCGTCAGGAACCTATCGAGGGTTTCGAGGTAGTTCTGGTGGGTGTACGACGGAAGGGTGTCGCTCTCGCCGTGACCGGGGAAGTCGAGGGCGAACACGCGGCGGTCGGCGGCGAACGCCGGGAGTGCGTGTTTCCAGGAGACGTCAGCCGCGTCGAGGCCGATGCCGTGGAGCAAAACCACCGGCGGTTTCTCGCTCTCCTCGCCCGCGACGAAGTAGCGGATCCCGACCCGTTCGTCGTCGACTTCGACCGTCACCGTCTCCGACACAACGTCGGGGTTCGCGTCCAGGGCTTCGGTTGTCATACCACACGCAGGCTGGGGGCGGGTATGAGGGTTCGGGAGCCCTACTTCTCGACGTCGAGCAACGCCACGCGTTCGAGCACCAGGGCTTCGAGGTCCGCGTCGGTGGCGTCGAGTTCGGGGTCCGCGACGTCGAAGTACGCCCGAACCCGTTCGGAGTCGAACTCGCCGAGCGTCCCGTGCTGGTCGAGCCGCTCCGCGACCGCGCTCGCGGCCGCACGTTCGGCCTGAACCGAGTCGTCGGCCCCGTCGGCAGCGACGAGCACCACGACCGGTCCGCGACCTTCGCGTACCCCAAGTTCGAGCGCCCGGTCGATCTGCCGGCGGCCCGCGGCGTAGAGCATGACCTCGACGCCGCGGTCGCGGGCGACCGCCTCGCCGCGCTCGCGCGCCCGGTCGGCGAGGTCGAGCGCTCGTGAGAGATGCGCGCGCGAGACGACGTAGTTCGCGTCGAAGGCCTGGACCGTACAGCCGTGCGCCTCGCCGACCTCGTCGAGCCACGCCACGAACTCGCCGACGTTCTCGACCGTAGCTTCGCCTTCGACGAGTTTCATCGGGGTCCCTCGATCGCCATCAGAACTCCCCGAGGTTCGACTGGTCGTTCTCCCCCTCTCCGACGACCGCCACCGAGCCGTCGGCCTCGACGTCGTCCATCGAGGGATCGGTTCGGCCCACGTTGTCGAGAACGTTCTCGGCGGTCTTGCGGCGGCCACGGAGCGCGCCCAGCACGACGGCCTTGTCGGCGTTCCGGAGGTCGGTCCGGGTCTCGATACCGGCCTCGTAGAGCCGGCGGGCCCGTTTGCGACCCACGCCGCGCACGCCCGCGAGGTCGATGAGTTCGGTGCGGATCCCGTTGGCGACCCTGGTCCGGGCCTCCCGTACGGCCGGAGCCCACTCCAAACCGAGCTCGCCCGCGAGTCGTTCGGCGGCCGACAGCAGCCACTCCGCGGTGTCGACCTTCCCTCGGAGGTCGCCCGGCCCCACGGAGTATCGGTCGGTGATCTCGCTCTCGTCGAGTTCGCTCGCCCAGTCTTCGAGCAGGCGGGCGGTCTTGAGCGCCGAGAGCCAGTCCTCCCAGCGGGCCTCGAACTCGCTGGGTTTCATCCCCAGGAGTTCGGTCTCGCGCTCGTTGGCGAGCATGGTGTACTCCTCGCGGTCGCCCGACCGGAGGTAGAGTTCGTACATGTCGGGCGTGCGGCTCACGAGGTGGAAGAGGCCGAGCGCACTTGGCCGACTCTCGGCCGCCTGAAGCCCGTCGACGATCTCGGCGGCGCTCATCGGGTCGAGGTAGAGCCGCGAGACGGTGTGGCCCAGGGAGGTCGCGGTGAGGTCGTCGCCGTCGCGGTCGAGGAAGTCGTTGACTTCGAGGTAGTCGAGCATGTCGTCCGTGACGCGTTCGAGCCGCCCGCCCTCCGTCGTCTGCGTGGCGTAGAGCGTCTGGTCGAGGAACTCGAGCAGCCCCTCGCGTGAGCTCGCGAACCCCGAGGCCACGGTCGCGAGCAGATGCGTCCGCAGGGCGGGTTCGGCCGCGAGCTTCGAGCGCACGGCCTCGGGTTCGGTCCAGATGTATCGGTCGAAGAGTTCGTCGAGTTCGTCGTGGCTCTTCGCGAGCAGGAGCGCCTCGCCGTAGGGGTCCAATCCCGGTCGCCCCGCCCGGCCACACATCTGGTGGACTTCAAGTACGGAGAGCGGGGCCATCCCGCCGGCCTCACCCGAGTACCGCCGCCAGTCGCGCACCACGACCCGACGGCTCGGGGTGTTGACGCCCGCCGCGAGCGTCGGCGTGGCCGAGACCACCTTCAGGAGTCGGTCTCGGAACGCGCCCTCGACGAGTTCGCGGTGTTCGCTCGCGAGGCCGGCGTGGTGGAACGCGCCGCCGCGCTCGACCGCGCTCGCGAGGTCCTCA
This is a stretch of genomic DNA from Halococcus salsus. It encodes these proteins:
- the cgi121 gene encoding KEOPS complex subunit Cgi121; translation: MKLVEGEATVENVGEFVAWLDEVGEAHGCTVQAFDANYVVSRAHLSRALDLADRARERGEAVARDRGVEVMLYAAGRRQIDRALELGVREGRGPVVVLVAADGADDSVQAERAAASAVAERLDQHGTLGEFDSERVRAYFDVADPELDATDADLEALVLERVALLDVEK
- a CDS encoding alpha/beta fold hydrolase, whose amino-acid sequence is MTTEALDANPDVVSETVTVEVDDERVGIRYFVAGEESEKPPVVLLHGIGLDAADVSWKHALPAFAADRRVFALDFPGHGESDTLPSYTHQNYLETLDRFLTALDIERASLVGISMGGGVALGAALEDPERIERLVLVDSYGLGRDAPWRPGGSMLLNVPGFDGLLGTSLSNPVAVATGLGGIAVSPSAGFVADVQRAVGPMAARALGEWQRDEFRATGLKTCYLDRLGEVEQPTLLVHGREDPIFPVHWSERATQRIPDARFIAFEECGHWPPREYPEKFERVVGRFL
- a CDS encoding ATP-dependent DNA helicase — encoded protein: MNVTELSGVPEWLPDHLRDEGVEELYPPQAEAVEAGATAGESLVASVPTASGKTLIAELAMTASVARGGTALYIVPLRALAGEKRTEFEAFEQYGLTVGVSTGNYDSDGEWLATCDIIVATSEKVDSLVRNGAPWLDDLSCVVADEVHLVDDGNRGPTLEVTLAKLRQRNPGLQVVALSATIGNPEILAEWLDAELVDSTWRPIDLKKGVHYGQAVHLEDGNQRELQVRDGEKATEAIVRDTLDDGGSTLVFVNSRRNAEAAARRLAGTVENELTNEERTQLASVAAEIRDVSDTETSEDLASAVERGGAFHHAGLASEHRELVEGAFRDRLLKVVSATPTLAAGVNTPSRRVVVRDWRRYSGEAGGMAPLSVLEVHQMCGRAGRPGLDPYGEALLLAKSHDELDELFDRYIWTEPEAVRSKLAAEPALRTHLLATVASGFASSREGLLEFLDQTLYATQTTEGGRLERVTDDMLDYLEVNDFLDRDGDDLTATSLGHTVSRLYLDPMSAAEIVDGLQAAESRPSALGLFHLVSRTPDMYELYLRSGDREEYTMLANERETELLGMKPSEFEARWEDWLSALKTARLLEDWASELDESEITDRYSVGPGDLRGKVDTAEWLLSAAERLAGELGLEWAPAVREARTRVANGIRTELIDLAGVRGVGRKRARRLYEAGIETRTDLRNADKAVVLGALRGRRKTAENVLDNVGRTDPSMDDVEADGSVAVVGEGENDQSNLGEF